In Homo sapiens chromosome 11, GRCh38.p14 Primary Assembly, one DNA window encodes the following:
- the OR52A1 gene encoding olfactory receptor 52A1, with protein MSISNITVYMPSVLTLVGIPGLESVQCWIGIPFCAIYLIAMIGNSLLLSIIKSERSLHEPLYIFLGMLGATDIALASSIMPKMLGIFWFNVPEIYFDSCLLQMWFIHTLQGIESGILVAMALDRYVAICYPLRHANIFTHQLVIQIGTMVVLRAAILVAPCLVLIKCRFQFYHTTVISHSYCEHMAIVKLAAANVQVNKIYGLFVAFTVAGFDLTFITLSYIQIFITVFRLPQKEARFKAFNTCIAHICVFLQFYLLAFFSFFTHRFGSHISPYIHILFSSIYLLVPPFLNPLVYGAKTTQIRIHVVKMFCS; from the coding sequence ATGTCCATTTCCAACATCACAGTCTACATGCCCTCTGTGTTGACACTAGTAGGGATCCCAGGCCTAGAATCTGTGCAGTGCTGGATTGGGATTCCATTCTGTGCCATTTATCTCATTGCTATGATTGGAAATTCCTTGCTTCTGAGCATCATCAAATCTGAGCGCAGTCTCCATGAGCCCTTGTACATTTTCTTAGGCATGCTAGGAGCCACAGACATTGCACTTGCTAGCAGCATTATGCCAAAGATGCTTGGAATATTCTGGTTTAATGTGCCTGAAATCTATTTTGATTCCTGCTTGCTTCAAATGTGGTTCATCCACACATTGCAGGGTATAGAGTCAGGCATCCTTGTGGCCATGGCCCTGGACCGTTATGTGGCCATCTGTTATCCACTAAGACATGCCAACATCTTCACCCACCAGCTTGTCATTCAGATAGGAACTATGGTCGTACTCAGGGCTGCTATTCTTGTAGCCCCATGCCTAGTACTGATAAAGTGCCGGTTTCAATTTTATCACACAACAGTCATCTCCCACTCCTACTGTGAGCATATGGCCATTGTGAAACTAGCAGCAGCAAATGTTCAAGTCAACAAAATCTATGGTTTGTTTGTGGCCTTCACTGTAGCAGGATTTGACCTCACATTCATCACATTGTCCTACATCCAGATATTTATCACAGTTTTTCGTTTGCCCCAGAAGGAGGCTAGGTTTAAAGCATTCAATACCTGCATTGCTCACATCTGTGTCTTCCTCCAGTTCTACCTCCTtgccttcttctccttcttcacaCATAGGTTTGGGTCTCACATCTCCCCTTATATCCATATTCTCTTTTCTAGCATTTACTTGCTGGTCCCTCCATTTCTCAATCCACTTGTCTATGGTGCAAAGACCACACAGATTCGCATTCATGTGGTAAAAATGTTCTGTTCATAA